One Vibrio sp. 16 genomic window carries:
- the glmU gene encoding bifunctional UDP-N-acetylglucosamine diphosphorylase/glucosamine-1-phosphate N-acetyltransferase GlmU, which yields MKFSAVILAAGKGTRMYSNKPKVLHTLAGKPMVKHVIDTCNSLGAQNIHLVYGHGGDQMQTELAQENVNWVLQADQLGTGHAVDQASPQFEDDEKILVLYGDVPLISEETIEGLLDAQPTGGIALLTVVLDNPMGYGRIVRRNGPVVAIVEQKDATDEQKLIKEINTGVMVATGGDLKRWLSGLNNENAQGEYYLTDVIAAAHDEGRAVEAVHPVNPIEVEGVNDRAQLARLERAFQSMQAKKLLEQGVMLRDPARFDLRGELQCGMDCEIDANVIIEGNVSLGDNVVIGTGCVLKDCEIDDNTVIRPYSVIEGATVGEECTVGPFTRLRPGAEMRNDSHVGNFVEVKNARIGEGSKANHLTYLGDAEIGQRTNIGAGTITCNYDGANKFKTMIGNDVFVGSDSQLVAPVTIADGATIGAGTTLTKDVAEGELVITRAKERKITGWQRPVKKK from the coding sequence ATGAAATTTAGCGCGGTGATTCTCGCAGCGGGTAAAGGTACTCGCATGTACTCTAACAAGCCTAAGGTGCTCCATACGTTGGCAGGTAAACCTATGGTCAAACATGTGATTGATACTTGTAATAGCCTCGGAGCGCAGAATATTCATTTGGTTTATGGTCACGGTGGTGATCAAATGCAAACAGAACTCGCGCAAGAGAATGTGAACTGGGTACTTCAGGCGGATCAATTGGGTACAGGTCATGCAGTGGATCAAGCTTCTCCTCAGTTTGAAGATGACGAAAAGATCCTCGTGCTTTACGGTGATGTACCACTGATCTCGGAAGAAACGATCGAAGGTTTGTTGGATGCGCAGCCTACAGGTGGTATTGCACTGCTGACTGTCGTCCTTGATAACCCAATGGGCTATGGTCGTATCGTTCGTCGCAATGGTCCTGTTGTTGCTATCGTCGAGCAAAAAGATGCAACCGATGAACAGAAGTTGATCAAAGAAATTAATACTGGCGTCATGGTAGCAACTGGCGGCGATCTTAAGCGCTGGCTATCGGGTCTTAATAATGAAAATGCACAGGGTGAATACTACCTAACGGATGTCATTGCGGCTGCACACGACGAAGGTCGAGCGGTAGAGGCGGTACACCCTGTTAACCCAATCGAAGTTGAGGGTGTGAACGACCGAGCTCAGTTGGCTCGACTTGAGCGCGCATTTCAGTCAATGCAGGCAAAAAAACTGCTTGAGCAAGGGGTAATGTTGCGCGACCCAGCACGTTTTGATCTACGTGGTGAGCTTCAATGTGGTATGGATTGTGAAATTGATGCCAACGTTATCATCGAAGGTAACGTATCTCTGGGTGACAATGTCGTAATCGGCACGGGTTGTGTTTTGAAAGATTGTGAAATCGACGACAACACGGTTATTCGCCCATACAGTGTAATCGAAGGTGCTACTGTTGGCGAAGAATGTACAGTGGGGCCATTCACTCGCCTGCGTCCAGGTGCTGAGATGCGTAACGATTCTCACGTCGGTAACTTCGTTGAAGTGAAGAATGCACGTATTGGTGAAGGCTCTAAAGCTAATCACTTAACTTACTTAGGTGATGCAGAGATCGGCCAGCGTACAAATATCGGCGCAGGTACTATTACGTGCAACTACGACGGTGCAAACAAGTTTAAGACTATGATCGGTAACGATGTGTTTGTTGGCTCTGACAGCCAGCTTGTTGCGCCAGTGACTATTGCTGATGGCGCAACGATTGGGGCAGGCACGACGCTGACCAAAGATGTCGCTGAGGGTGAACTAGTCATCACTCGTGCGAAAGAGCGTAAGATTACCGGTTGGCAGCGTCCTGTAAAAAAGAAGTAA
- a CDS encoding F0F1 ATP synthase subunit epsilon, with the protein MAAITFHLDVVSAEKKIFSGRVETFQVTGSEGELGIFHGHTPLLTAITPGMVRLVKQHGHEEFIYVSGGMVEVQPGTATVLADTAIRGEELDAAKAEEAKRCAQEAIQNQHGDMDFAQAASELAKAIAQLRVIELTKQRR; encoded by the coding sequence ATGGCAGCAATAACCTTTCACCTAGACGTAGTAAGCGCTGAGAAGAAAATCTTCTCTGGTCGTGTTGAAACGTTTCAGGTGACCGGTAGCGAAGGTGAACTTGGTATCTTCCATGGACACACTCCGCTGCTAACCGCTATCACGCCTGGGATGGTGCGACTTGTTAAGCAGCACGGCCACGAGGAATTTATTTATGTTTCTGGTGGTATGGTAGAAGTTCAACCTGGTACAGCGACTGTACTGGCTGATACAGCTATCCGTGGTGAAGAACTGGACGCAGCTAAGGCTGAAGAAGCTAAGCGTTGTGCTCAAGAAGCAATTCAAAACCAGCACGGTGATATGGACTTCGCTCAAGCGGCTAGTGAACTGGCTAAAGCCATTGCTCAGCTACGAGTAATCGAGCTGACGAAACAGCGTCGTTAA
- a CDS encoding amino acid ABC transporter permease, with translation MNNRTLWLFFPFLLTGCSDYQWGWYVLDPSTEQGLTNIRFLIAGFNDTIQVSLLSMLFAMTIGLLVALPALSNSPILKGINRLYVEIIRSIPVLVLLLWVYYGMPTLLDVSLDHFWAGVIALTVAESAFMAEVFRGGIQAISRGQHEAAESLGLSYWQKMRLVILPQAFRQILPPLGNQFVYILKMSSLVSVIGLSDLTRRANELVVNEYLPLEIYTFLVLEYLVLILLVSQAVRWLEKRIAIPSH, from the coding sequence TTGAACAATCGAACTCTGTGGCTATTTTTCCCATTTTTACTGACTGGTTGCTCGGATTATCAGTGGGGTTGGTATGTGCTGGATCCTTCAACCGAGCAAGGACTCACTAACATCCGCTTTCTGATTGCTGGGTTCAACGACACGATTCAAGTTTCTCTTCTTAGCATGTTGTTTGCCATGACCATCGGTTTGCTCGTCGCACTCCCTGCACTTTCCAACTCACCTATCCTAAAGGGGATAAATCGCCTCTATGTGGAGATCATTCGTTCGATACCCGTCTTAGTACTATTGCTGTGGGTCTATTATGGAATGCCAACGTTGCTGGATGTGTCTTTGGATCACTTCTGGGCAGGGGTGATTGCTCTAACCGTCGCCGAAAGTGCTTTTATGGCCGAAGTCTTTCGGGGAGGGATCCAAGCGATAAGTCGTGGTCAGCATGAAGCAGCGGAATCGTTGGGGCTAAGTTATTGGCAGAAGATGCGCTTGGTGATTCTACCCCAAGCGTTTAGGCAAATCTTACCGCCGCTTGGCAACCAGTTTGTTTATATCCTTAAGATGAGCTCTTTGGTGAGTGTGATTGGTTTGAGTGACCTAACAAGACGAGCCAATGAACTAGTGGTTAATGAGTACTTACCTCTAGAAATTTACACCTTCTTAGTTCTCGAGTACTTAGTGTTGATTTTGCTGGTTTCTCAAGCCGTGCGCTGGCTAGAGAAACGTATCGCTATTCCAAGCCATTAA